A region from the Synergistaceae bacterium genome encodes:
- the whiA gene encoding DNA-binding protein WhiA codes for MDKDLWLAGLWDEWLTDSIKSTHAADSEASGLLMGMRRRNNIFTTNRLRAARRLTGPGKFRLWPMTSYAKKFNLQISMITSKNHKPSVKFTCPNEILKPPGKKFYWSWLKGLWGSTGGLYFPKNGYYLTLIISDEKISELAAKILESTNLSWNNHRNEFTLRRHDDIMTFLYNAGMPSGALQFEDIAIIRSARSRANIARNYDAANIARSVNAAREQIKLAEKILSLGMLDKLPGKLRELVKARLDYPDATLEELGAKLETHITKSAVKYRWSRIQKFFSQ; via the coding sequence GTGGATAAAGATTTGTGGCTCGCAGGACTCTGGGATGAATGGCTGACGGACTCTATAAAGTCAACTCATGCGGCAGACTCAGAAGCAAGCGGCTTATTAATGGGAATGAGACGCAGAAATAATATTTTCACGACTAACAGATTAAGAGCTGCAAGACGACTCACAGGGCCTGGAAAATTTAGACTCTGGCCTATGACGAGTTACGCGAAAAAATTTAATCTACAAATTTCCATGATAACGAGCAAGAATCATAAACCTTCTGTGAAATTTACATGTCCTAACGAAATATTAAAGCCTCCCGGAAAAAAATTTTACTGGTCATGGCTTAAAGGCTTATGGGGCAGCACAGGAGGTCTGTATTTCCCGAAAAACGGTTATTATTTGACGCTAATTATATCCGACGAAAAAATTTCAGAATTGGCCGCAAAAATTTTAGAATCTACTAATTTGTCATGGAACAATCACAGAAATGAATTTACCCTCCGCAGGCACGACGATATTATGACGTTCTTATATAATGCCGGTATGCCTTCAGGAGCGTTACAATTTGAAGATATCGCAATAATCAGATCCGCACGCAGCAGAGCAAATATCGCACGAAATTACGACGCAGCCAATATCGCACGTTCAGTCAATGCAGCACGCGAACAAATAAAACTTGCCGAAAAAATTTTATCTCTGGGAATGCTCGATAAATTGCCGGGAAAATTGCGCGAACTCGTGAAAGCAAGACTCGATTATCCTGACGCTACACTTGAAGAACTCGGCGCAAAATTAGAGACTCACATTACAAAGAGTGCCGTTAAATACCGTTGGTCAAGAATACAAAAATTTT